The bacterium genome includes a region encoding these proteins:
- a CDS encoding response regulator, which translates to MTADDEAIIRMGVRCILEDAGHRVVGEASSGSETLRLVRELSPDLVLLDIRMPPPDGIEVARRLKTDFPVPIVFLTAFSDRTLLAEAAEAGGYAYIVKPVNEGEVLAAVELASARWSELHAAKDALETRKLVERARGILMRRLGLSEDDAYHLLHRRSRHLRRSMREVAQDVLLADEAFRPRNAPK; encoded by the coding sequence GTGACCGCGGACGACGAGGCGATCATCCGAATGGGTGTGCGGTGCATCCTGGAGGATGCGGGGCATCGGGTCGTGGGAGAGGCCTCCTCGGGGAGTGAGACTCTTAGACTGGTTCGCGAGTTGTCTCCGGACCTCGTCCTGCTCGACATCCGAATGCCTCCCCCGGACGGGATCGAAGTGGCACGCCGCTTGAAGACAGACTTCCCCGTCCCCATCGTCTTTTTGACCGCCTTCAGCGACCGCACGCTCCTGGCCGAGGCCGCGGAAGCCGGAGGGTATGCATACATCGTGAAACCCGTGAATGAAGGCGAGGTCCTCGCCGCGGTGGAGCTCGCCAGTGCCCGGTGGAGCGAGCTACACGCCGCCAAAGATGCCCTGGAAACCCGCAAACTCGTCGAACGTGCGAGGGGAATCTTGATGCGGAGATTAGGCCTCAGCGAGGACGACGCATACCACCTGCTTCACCGGCGGAGTCGCCATCTCCGCAGGTCGATGCGGGAGGTGGCACAGGACGTCCTCCTCGCCGATGAGGCCTTCCGGCCGCGTAACGCGCCCAAGTAG
- a CDS encoding efflux RND transporter periplasmic adaptor subunit: protein MGARLKTIERIPVTLGEPRVRWEGRRGMLMRRVSPIALGLLGFALVACTSSRGTARDPAPGPPPPAVVVTETIQRTVPIYDEGVAQTIALQTVALRAQIAGTLEQVLFKEGTEVKQGQALFVIDQRPYLAALQSAQAQLATARAGLQQALEQVQLRQAQAQLTGLQATLVNAQQQVSRDRYLVAQGAVAQQQLDNDTATEKAAAANVAAQEAVVKNAALSTQVGIEQARAGVQQAQAAVTQAQLNLVYTKGRAPVDGIVSLLSVDQGNLVAVNQQVATLSTVDPIITQFPLSEVTFLALTKRTAAGAQNPGGAARIASSFQLILPDGSVYAHPGTFRTVNNAVNAQSGTILMQALFPNPERLLRPGMYAQVRVKTEDRPNTVLVPQSAVQEVQGAKTVFVVGPDNSVAVRTITDGGSYGPFFVVLSGLQAGERVIVEGIQKVRPGAKIAPTLRPAPPTPPSGLFSPSRPRSLPC from the coding sequence ATGGGGGCTCGTCTCAAAACCATTGAACGCATCCCGGTAACGCTCGGTGAGCCTCGCGTGCGCTGGGAGGGACGGCGCGGCATGCTGATGCGGCGCGTCTCCCCAATCGCTTTGGGTCTGCTCGGGTTTGCGCTCGTCGCCTGCACCTCGTCCCGCGGAACCGCGCGGGATCCCGCGCCCGGCCCACCCCCGCCCGCCGTGGTGGTGACGGAAACGATCCAACGCACGGTTCCGATTTACGATGAGGGCGTGGCCCAGACGATTGCGCTCCAGACGGTTGCCTTGCGTGCGCAGATCGCGGGGACCCTCGAGCAGGTGCTCTTCAAGGAAGGCACGGAAGTCAAGCAGGGGCAGGCGCTCTTCGTCATCGATCAGCGCCCGTATCTCGCCGCGCTCCAGTCCGCCCAGGCTCAACTCGCCACGGCGCGTGCCGGCCTGCAGCAGGCGCTCGAGCAGGTGCAGTTGCGGCAGGCGCAAGCGCAGCTCACGGGGCTCCAGGCGACCCTGGTGAATGCCCAACAACAAGTCAGCCGAGATCGATACCTGGTGGCGCAGGGGGCCGTGGCGCAACAACAGTTAGATAACGATACCGCTACGGAGAAGGCGGCGGCGGCCAATGTGGCCGCCCAGGAGGCCGTCGTCAAGAATGCCGCGCTCTCAACGCAGGTAGGTATCGAGCAGGCGCGGGCCGGCGTCCAGCAGGCCCAAGCCGCCGTCACGCAGGCGCAACTGAACCTTGTCTATACGAAGGGGCGCGCCCCGGTCGATGGAATCGTCAGCCTGCTGAGCGTCGACCAGGGCAACCTCGTCGCCGTGAACCAGCAGGTCGCCACCTTGTCTACCGTGGATCCGATCATTACGCAGTTTCCGCTCAGTGAAGTGACGTTTCTCGCCCTCACCAAGCGAACGGCCGCCGGCGCCCAGAATCCGGGTGGGGCGGCCCGGATCGCGTCGTCGTTCCAGCTCATCCTCCCCGACGGCAGCGTGTATGCTCATCCGGGTACGTTCCGAACGGTCAACAACGCCGTGAATGCGCAGTCTGGGACGATCCTCATGCAGGCCTTGTTCCCGAACCCGGAGCGGCTGCTGCGGCCGGGCATGTACGCCCAGGTCCGCGTGAAGACCGAAGACCGCCCGAATACCGTGCTCGTCCCCCAGAGTGCGGTGCAGGAGGTGCAGGGCGCCAAGACCGTCTTCGTGGTCGGGCCGGACAACTCGGTCGCCGTGCGGACTATCACTGACGGCGGGTCGTATGGACCCTTCTTCGTCGTCCTGAGCGGCCTGCAGGCCGGCGAGCGCGTGATCGTGGAAGGCATACAGAAGGTGCGGCCCGGCGCCAAAATCGCCCCGACGCTCCGGCCCGCGCCGCCCACGCCTCCAAGCGGCCTGTTCTCCCCGAGCCGGCCCCGGAGCCTGCCGTGCTGA